A genome region from Danio aesculapii chromosome 2, fDanAes4.1, whole genome shotgun sequence includes the following:
- the LOC130247973 gene encoding uncharacterized protein LOC130247973, which produces MDMSNCDNVGSAEPHGVSKITISAQNGSSVSAPVILNSTVTGNISISNNYFPEPAAEVTDTSTLITDYKKSLQSEYAYITEYTSRAGEEVLLSDRYIDPLIVQKHREKKERENEMRSRGERFFNTRETYQRNQNISLDQLFGRENGSKRVTPRAVILQGDSGSGKSITAQKIVLDWASGELYSGLFDVVFHLRCKQLSGISANMMSLLDLLDCSLTSNEIAQILKDKADRVLFIIDGFDELLLSASNEPLPPKPNIKSHPLTIVHSLLKGRMMRDSFLLVTTRSTAVDKLEIILKKPQCFMEILGFSEKGVCEYFRKFFEDEEFSNQVYDQVKMHDMLFTACFIPVICWIICTIFKRKGKDGVVTSELTTTTSIFVDFVLTLLKHHSDLSQEEELDLIKNLGQLAESATPKRQILFSRNDLPKAISHLPNIPFLCTFRHQERTNLKEMFGFMHLSFQEFFSALFYMLTDKEEAKIKVKELLESAGNGRHSEHLLPVIRFLFGLSNRKVSRLIHHPKSTSTTIRATLTKWISKVLVKNIMDTRYMSDFILHCLYELHDSDTLKEVMKLWERSGIDIHWSLRAIDCQVVMYCLQDTSRIVSMEVKCKAKDLKVLHPALYKCANLWLRVDSMSDSDVDFLTSALRKKKDVGYLTMEDGDLSDESMLKILKTLSGQTSVGNIRLALRSISENNVDLTMNFLIKEMMGRSFSVCIGSQAENTDMSLCSEFTIAHSNKSFWFTVGHSEGHPSEKHGCYQGFSKISFAVCPLSEIPMNDFLKTSNNLSCFSDVNNTEFGLNVDSLVSWLSCVPGLTEIDMHSEYLTDMWASRILSFLQVNPKISHIKFFVSNLIIRDEGRVCSTFSVFRKPFVLYKMHDSEMKNPSLTLAMDRWAYDYASAGSGEDKAALVKLMLSFPPLKGSAVDWEDLFKRIYQIIQSTEKCPEFDEYTDSLLMFLHSIPGLKEVKVWLNNLIESWAAGLFSLFLSCSSLLHVQLKTSMSLANDVESLGLLREDDEVRLSVGCNHLNYIDNYDIDLFKPPEHKVLPCVTLTVTDEPENANADWNRFFQAYNQLKDLTECSPEYDQSMSDLLSILHSVSGLKKVDLNCRFMTVNGASRVLDLIQMNPSLNTLSFLTSELPESNKVNIKMDYRNKFYSINKTSEEDSDSEGSNKIRFSSARQISDDSDEDSMSSSLSDCSDEINDSDELDSVEQIHGLEIRMRKTVSGQSSVFLKCSGSSPGTQSLLSRIELTLSENMGKANSDWETFLQAYNKCKGISASSPALNESVGALLASLDSVSGLKELQLTIGILSETWPPKIFSLCHTCSSLHHICLQVEHDKKYSLLNACSSLSITRNTTDSVWTVAINLPRDAMIEISPSFISFTFPCSEISKLDAQYLFETLGFLKGFDESYEEHEELVGNLISAVLFVPGLQRVEFKISNLTDSWVSRILSLLEVCPGLQVIRFDCIESNGILLEDVVRILQSSQMNSICRIIITGMKCSKASSDGKVNVTFCRDPLSKLLTIHNIKPQDKHGDDDDFEELEDEDFIVL; this is translated from the exons ATGGACATGTCTAATTGTG ACAATGTGGGATCTGCGGAGCCTCATGGAGTGTCTAAAATCACTATCTCTGCTCAGAATGGAAGCAGTGTTTCAGCGCCTGTAATTTTAAACTCAACGGTCACAGGAAATATTAGTATTTCTAATAATTACTTTCCTG AACCTGCAGCTGAAGTCACAG ataCAAGTACATTGATCACTGATTACAAAAAGTCCCTGCAGTCTGAGTATGCCTACATTACAGAATACACCTCCCGTGCTGGCGAAGAGGTGCTGCTCAGTGACCGTTACATCGACCCACTGATTGTTCAAAAACACAGAGAGAAGAAAGAGCGCGAGAATGAGATGCGCTCCAGAGGGGAACGATTCTTCAACACCAGAGAAACCTATCAGAGAAACCAAAACATCAGCCTGGATCAGCTGTTTGGCCGAGAGAACGGCTCCAAAAGAGTGACTCCAAGAGCTGTGATTCTTCAGGGAGATTCTGGAAGTGGCAAATCAATCACTGCGCAGAAGATCGTTCTGGATTGGGCATCTGGAGAGCTTTACTCTGGACTTTTTGATGTGGTGTTTCATCTAAGATGCAAACAACTCAGTGGGATCTCAGCTAACATGATGAGCTTGTTGGATCTCCTGGATTGCAGTTTAACTTCAAATGAGATTGCTCAGATTTTAAAAGACAAAGCTGATAGGGTCTTGTTCATCATTGATGGCTTTGATGAACTCCTGCTTTCAGCATCCAATGAGCCTTTACCACCAAAACCAAACATAAAATCCCATCCGTTGACAATTGTTCACTCCCTTCTGAAAGGACGAATGATGAGAGACTCGTTTCTGCTTGTCACCACAAGATCCACAGCTGTAGACAAACTGGAGATCATCCTGAAAAAGCCTCAATGCTTCATGGAGATCCTGGGATTTTCTGAGAAGGGAGTGTGTGAATACTTTAGAAAGTTCTTTGAGGATGAAGAGTTTTCCAATCAAGTGTACGATCAGGTGAAGATGCACGACATGCTCTTCACTGCCTGCTTCATTCCCGTCATCTGCTGGATAATCTGCACGATTTTTAAGAGGAAAGGAAAAGATGGTGTGGTAACTAGCGAGCTGACTACAACTACCTCAATATTTGTTGATTTTGTGCTCACGCTCTTGAAGCATCATAGCGATTTGAGTCAAGAAGAGGAGCTTGACCTTATCAAGAACTTGGGTCAGCTTGCAGAGAGCGCGACACCAAAACGTCAAATCCTGTTTTCCAGAAACGATCTTCCTAAAGCAATCTCACATCTGCCAAACATTCCCTTCCTGTGCACATTTCGCCATCAGGAGAGAACTAATCTGAAGGAGATGTTCGGGTTCATGCACCTCAGCTTTCAGGAGTTCTTCAGCGCTCTGTTCTACATGTTAACAGATAAGGAGGAggccaaaataaaagtcaaagaACTCCTGGAATCAGCAGGCAATGGCAGGCACAGTGAGCATCTTTTACCAGTCATTCGGTTTCTTTTTGGTCTTTCGAACAGGAAAGTGAGCCGCTTAATCCACCATCCAAAGTCCACGTCTACCACAATACGTGCAACGCTAACAAAATGGATCAGCAAGGTTTTAGTGAAAAACATCATGGATACACGCTACATGAGTGATTTCATTCTTCATTGCCTCTATGAGCTCCATGATAGCGACACACTGAAAGAAGTAATGAAGCTGTGGGAGCGTTCAGGCATTGACATACACTGGTCTTTGAGAGCGATCGACTGCCAGGTTGTGATGTACTGTCTTCAGGATACTTCACGGATTGTTAGTATGGAAGTGAAGTGCAAAGCAAAAGATCTGAAGGTGCTTCATCCTGCACTTTACAAGTGTGCAAATTTATG gTTGAGGGTTGATTCCATGTCTGACTCTGATGTTGATTTCCTTACATCAGCCCTGAGGAAGAAAAAGGATGTGGGCTATTTGAC AATGGAAGATGGAGACCTTTCAGATGAAAGTATGTTGAAGATCCTGAAAACCCTCAGTGGACAAACATCAGTGGGTAACATTCGACTAGCACTGAGGAGCATCAGCGAAAACAATGTTGATTTAACCATGAACTTTCTTATTAAGGAAATGATGGGTAGAAGTTTCAG tgtgtgCATTGGCAGTCAAGCAGAAAACACCGATATGAGTCTTTGTTCAGAGTTCACCATCGCACACTCAAATAAATCCTTCTG GTTCACTGTTGGCCATTCAGAAGGACATCCGAGTGAAAAGCATGGTTGTTATCAGGGTTTTTCAAAAATATCCTTCGCTGTCTGTCCTTTGTCTGAAATACCCATGAACGATTTTTTGAAGACATCCAATAACCTCAGTTGCTTCTCGGATGT GAATAACACTGAGTTTGGTTTGAATGTGGACTCTCTGGTCTCATGGCTGAGTTGTGTTCCTGGTTTAACTGAGATAGACATGCATTCAGAGTACCTGACAGATATGTGGGCCTCCAGGATTCTATCTTTTCTTCAAGTCAATCCCAAGATTTCACATATAAA GTTTTTTGTGAGCAACCTGATTATTCGTGATGAGGGAAGGGTCTGTTCAACATTTTCAGTCTTCAGAAAGCCATTTGTACT GTACAAGATGCATGACAGTGAAATGAAAAATCCATCCCTGACTCTTGCGATGGACAGATGGGCTTATGATTATGC GTCTGCTGGCAGTGGTGAGGATAAAGCAGCCCTGGTGAAGCTCATGCTCAGTTTTCCTCCTCTCAAAGGCTCTGCTGTTGATTGGGAGGATCTTTTCAAAAGGATTTACCAAATCATTCAATCGACAGAAAA atGCCCGGAGTTTGATGAGTATACAGATTCTCTACTGATGTTTCTTCACTCCATTCCTGGTCTGAAGGAAGTAAAAGTTTGGCTTAACAACCTGATTGAGAGCTGGGCAGCTGGTCTGTTCTCACTCTTCCTGTCTTGTTCCAGCTTACTTCACGTGCA ATTGAAAACCAGTATGAGTCTTGCTAATGATGTGGAGAGTTTAGGTCTGCTGAGAGAAGATGATGAAGTGAG GCTGTCTGTCGGCTGTAACCATCTGAATTATATAGATAATTATGATATTGACCTCTTTAAACCTCCGGAGCACAAAGTTCTTCCCTGCGTCACCCTCACAGTGACAGATGAGCCTGAGAATGCAAACGCGGACTGGAATAGATTCTTTCAGGCCTACAACCAGCTGAAAGACTTGACTGAGTG ttctcCAGAGTATGATCAGAGTATGAGTGATCTACTCTCCATTCTACATTCAGTCTCTGGTTTGAAGAAGGTGGATCTTAATTGTAGATTCATGACTGTTAATGGAGCGTCCAGAGTCCTGGATCTCATTCAAATGAACCCCAGTCTAAATACATTGAG TTTTTTGACTTCTGAGTTGCCTGAGTCAAATAAGGTGAACATCAAGATGGACTACAGGAATAAATTCTACAG TATCAATAAGACAAGTGAAGAGGACAGTGATTCAGAAGGATCAAATAAGATTCG GTTTTCATCTGCAAGACAGATTTCAGATGATAGTGATGAAGACAGCATGTCCTCATCTCTCAGCGACTGCAGCGATGAAATTAA TGATTCTGATGAGCTGGACAGCGTAGAGCAGATTCATGGCTTAGAAATCAGGATGAGGAAAACTGTGTCTGGGCAAAGCAG tgtATTTCTGAAGTGCAGTGGCTCCAGTCCTGGCACACAGTCTCTACTGTCACGCATAGAGCTCACACTGTCGGAAAACATGGGAAAAGCTAACAGCGACTGGGAAACTTTCCTACAAGCATATAACAAATGCAAAGGGATCTCAGCAAG TAGTCCTGCATTAAATGAGAGTGTGGGCGCTCTGCTGGCATCGCTGGACTCTGTCTCTGgtctgaaagagctgcagttgaCCATAGGAATCCTGTCTGAAACGTGGCCCCCAAAGATCTTCTCACTGTGTCACACGTGCTCCAGTCTACATCACATCTG TTTGCAGGTGGAACATGATAAGAAATACAGTCTGCTCAATGCATGCTCCTCTCTCAGCATCACCAGAAACACCACAGACTCTGT CTGGACTGTTGCAATTAATTTGCCCCGTGATGCCATGATAGAAATATCTCCATCATTTATTTCATTCACATTTCCATGTTCAGAGATTTCTAAACTGGATGCACAGTATCTCTTTGAAACTCTTGGCTTTCTTAAAGGTTTTGATGAAAG TTATGAGGAGCATGAAGAGCTTGTGGGCAATTTGATATCAGCTGTGCTCTTCGTTCCTGGTCTGCAAAGGGTCGAATTCAAGATCAGCAATCTAACAGATAGCTGGGTGAGCAGGATTCTGTCTTTACTGGAAGTCTGTCCCGGTCTACAGGTGATCAG ATTTGACTGCATAGAAAGCAATGGCATATTGTTGGAAGATGTTGTGAGGATTTTGCAGAGCTCCCAGATGAATTCAATTTGCAGGATCATCATCACAGG GATGAAGTGCAGTAAAGCATCCAGTGATGGGAAAGTCAATGTCACCTTCTGCAGAGACCCTCTCTCAAAGCTGCTCACAATACATAACATTAAACCACAAGACAAgcatggtgatgatgatgacttCGAGGAGCTTGAGGATGAAGACTTTATTGTTCTTTAG
- the LOC130238587 gene encoding uncharacterized protein LOC130238587: MTFRLLLSFFLLTHNTGFSAEISVFVQTGDSVQLDIQTQQLPEFEHLFWIDEKSESIVKYNYDDKKFKFYDSYKERVYFNDTSFSLTLKNTQKIDSGLYTARISGKLNKDILTCKVSVIDEVEAPVLAVNSNWSSSELCSFTCSGRDINISSIHNSSSCPEEEVTSADYHTIRMNCNNTFIMCNYSNPVSWKTDIKKVHELCTVYPGYSVDAQMNIPTKVYENVDENKPQKSPEIPPTSVKENNKSAGPVTIYCTIEKQPDQPKPETENTIYAVVKKPFPGFESPN, encoded by the exons ATGACTTTTCGGCTGCTGCTGTCATTTTTTCTTCTAACACACAACACAG ggTTCAGTGCTGAGATCTCTGTGTTTGTGCAGACTGGAGATTCTGTTCAACTGGATATACAGACACAACAACTACCAGAGTTTGAGCATTTATTCTGGATAGATGAAAAATCAGAATCTATAGTTAAATATAATTATGACGATAAAAAATTTAAGTTTTACGATTCCTACAAAGAAAGAGTGTATTTCAATGATACAAGCTTCTCTCTGACATTGAAGAACACACAGAAGATAGACAGTGGACTCTACACAGCAAGAATAAGTGGAAAATTGAACAAAGATATTCTTACATGCAAAGTTTCAGTTATTG atgaaGTGGAAGCTCCAGTCCTGGCTGTAAACTCAAACTGGTCCAGTTCTGAACTGTGCAGCTTTACATGTAGTGGACGTGATATTAATATTAGCTCCATCCATAACAGTAGCAGCTGTCCTGAGGAGGAAGTGACATCAGCTGATTACCACACCATTCGAATGAACTGCAATAACACCTTCATCATGTGTAACTACAGCAACCCAGTGAGCTGGAAAACTGATATTAAGAAGGTTCATGAACTCTGCACTGTTTATCCAG GCTATTCTGTAGATGCCCAGATGAATATACCAACAAAAGTCTACGAGAACGTTGAT GAGAACAAGCCACAAAAGTCACCAGAGAT acctCCGACATCAGTCAAAGAAAACAACAAGTCTGCTGGTCCAGTCACCATTTACTGCACCATTGAGAAGCAACCAGACCAGCCCAAACCTGAAACAGAAAACACCATTTATGCTGTAGTCAAAAAGCCATTCCCTGGGTTTGAATCTCCAAACTAG